The stretch of DNA ATCTCTGTTCCTGAGGCTATCTATCTCACTCACGATGAGATCAATCTTGAAGCGGGAGGGGTGTGGCCCGATAGAATACTTAGCTATCGCCTGGAGGACGCCATTCGTGGGCGTGACACATGGATTGAGCAGGCCGCTATTCAATAAGAGGTTCTTGGCTGCTACTCTTTGATTTTTCGTTTGCAGTCTTGAATTTGTTTTGTGTAGCGACGGGAGAGTTCATCTTTCTTTGCCAGACGCAATTTTCCTGCAGCTTCTCTGATTTTTTCGACCACATTTTCGTCGATTTCACAGGCCTTTGAGAAGGTTGCCAGGGCGTCCTCGTGATTTTCCTGTTCGAATTGACAAACAGCCAAGCCAGTCAAAGAGCGTGCTGACTTCTCATCGGCTGAGACAGCTTTGGCAAAATATGTTTGTGCCCCTGCGTAGTTTTTCTGGCGCAAATAGTATTCACCTGTGGCCCATTGGGCAAGTTCCGATTTGGGAAATCGGCGCGCAGCTTGAATCAATACTTTGCCCGCACTTGTTTCATCTTTACTATCGAAGAGGCTTTGGGCCAAGTAGACATAGTTGTCCTGTAAATCCTTTTCGATACGCATTGCCTTACGACAAGCCTTTATTGCGGATTCAAGATACCCATCGATCGAATCAAGCCGACAAAGGTGGGAGTAGATAAGGGGGTCCTTTCCAAAGATCTTGACCATGTCCCGTAGAATGCTACGGCTTTCATAGTTGTTTTTTGTGCGCTGGAAAATATCCAGCAGAGAGTCGTAGGCTTGCCGGAACCGTCTCTGAATTTTAATTGCGTCTCTCATACTGTTTGTGGCTTCGGTGAATTTTTCAGATTTAAGGTAGGCCAGGCCTACTTTGTAATGTATGTCATATCTCTTTGGACCACTTTCGAGAGCCTTTTTTAAGACCCTGACTTCGTCCGTGTATTTTTTGACATTTTGGTAGGCTATTGCGAGCTGAAGGAGCGAGCTCAATGAGAGTTCATCAGTAAAGGGGCTCAGCAGTTCGATCACCTTCATTTCCTGGCCTTTAGATCTAGAATATTGAAGCGCCAGCGAAGATCTTATTTTAATGCTATCTGGTTCAGCTTTCAGCCTTTCTTCAAGCGAGGAAATGGATTCTTCTGCTTCAGCCAGACCTATACTGGGTGAGTATTTTCCCAAGTAAGAAAAAAATGAGAGGCAAAACAAAAGGAAATACGAAAACAAAAAAACGGAATTTTTCTGAATCGGCCGTGATCTTGGATAATCAAGAAAGCGCATTCCTTAGTTTAGCTCTCCTTTTCTCACCTGAGAAGAAAAGATAGGTCTTTGGCCGAGGTTTAAGGAAATTTTTCTGCACGGAGTACACAAAAAAGCGTCCCGATCCGAAATGGTATGAGAAAGGGCTGTCGATTCAAGCTCTTTGCTGCGGTTTGTATCATTTTGAACCAAGCACGGGAGGCAATAAATGTTGAGCAGTCGTCGAATCTTTCGTCACTTTAGT from Bdellovibrionales bacterium encodes:
- a CDS encoding tetratricopeptide repeat protein: MRFLDYPRSRPIQKNSVFLFSYFLLFCLSFFSYLGKYSPSIGLAEAEESISSLEERLKAEPDSIKIRSSLALQYSRSKGQEMKVIELLSPFTDELSLSSLLQLAIAYQNVKKYTDEVRVLKKALESGPKRYDIHYKVGLAYLKSEKFTEATNSMRDAIKIQRRFRQAYDSLLDIFQRTKNNYESRSILRDMVKIFGKDPLIYSHLCRLDSIDGYLESAIKACRKAMRIEKDLQDNYVYLAQSLFDSKDETSAGKVLIQAARRFPKSELAQWATGEYYLRQKNYAGAQTYFAKAVSADEKSARSLTGLAVCQFEQENHEDALATFSKACEIDENVVEKIREAAGKLRLAKKDELSRRYTKQIQDCKRKIKE